In the genome of Henningerozyma blattae CBS 6284 chromosome 5, complete genome, one region contains:
- the CSA1 gene encoding Csa1p (similar to Saccharomyces cerevisiae NBP1 (YLR457C) and YPR174C; ancestral locus Anc_7.531), with amino-acid sequence MFDSVQKLVTDLFNSGDNYERKHRRDPRKVDYGNLNDIKARSRYFPKSSHRPSSNNISNTRNNTIPNRIDRVKFEDFQNDSRSKSIKRSSNKNSKNYVTDKHRNLLTHNHDKIPTLKRKQLKTRKLHNYFLKKSSLYSIWEFILQIFSNDAHDLKSIRNTSKPLIESPDISTSNDKLIRDRIGRSQAFRNKIQEFKKKDRTSSKQQPKRLRKRLPINIDSARLLRNPPISKKTHNTTIPYNEDNLTLNNKYFDEVNQLKRKIKKLASELENKDSELEKIRIQLKFANEKNQLREDLLDDAKLDNGYLISRRQIKNLEKQNVKPKEELIYSPVRIPNPKYTSSPMNKPGTYDSNPFNYIGEPKTPYLYDKYRKLPETEQLNKLQIQETIPSNDNDSGEDISLSPVAVDISKYSSH; translated from the coding sequence ATGTTTGATTCTGTTCAAAAATTGGTTACTGATTTGTTTAATTCAGGAGACAATTATGAACGTAAACATAGAAGAGATCCAAGAAAAGTTGATTATGGAAActtaaatgatattaaagcAAGAAGCCGATATTTTCCCAAATCGAGCCATAGACCAAGTTCCAATAATATCAGTAATACTAGGAATAATACAATACCAAACAGAATTGATAGAGTTAAATTCGaagattttcaaaatgatTCTCGttcaaaatcaataaaaagGTCATCCAACAAAAACTCCAAAAATTATGTAACTGATAAACATAGAAACCTTTTAACACATAACCATGATAAAATACCAacattaaaaagaaaacaattaaaaacaaGGAAGTTgcataattattttttgaaaaaatcaagtttatattcaatttgGGAATTTATTCTCCAGATATTTTCCAATGATGCTCATGATCTGAAATCAATAAGAAACACTAGCAAACCTCTAATAGAGTCACCGGATATATCAACAAGCAATGATAAGCTTATTAGGGATAGAATAGGTAGAAGCCAAGCATTTAGAAATAAGATCCAggaattcaaaaaaaaggatCGTACTTCTTCGAAACAACAGCCTAAAAGGCTACGTAAAAGACTTCcaataaatatagataGCGCACGATTATTAAGAAACCCTccaatttctaaaaaaacCCATAATACTACCATTCCATATAACGAAGATAATTtaacattaaataataaatattttgatgaagttaatcaattaaagaggaaaatcaaaaaattagcatccgaattagaaaataaagattctgaattagaaaagatTAGAATACAGTTAAAGTTTgccaatgaaaaaaatcaattaagaGAAGACTTGCTAGACGATGCAAAACTAGATAATGGCTACCTAATATCGCGTAGACagattaaaaatttagaaaagcAAAATGTGAAACCAAAAGAAGAACTAATATACTCACCAGTAAGGATTCCTAATCCCAAGTATACTTCTAGTCCCATGAATAAACCTGGCACTTATGACTCTAACCCTTTTAATTACATTGGTGAACCCAAAACACCTTATCTTTATGATAAATACCGTAAATTACCTGAAACTGAAcaattaaacaaattacaaatacaaGAAACAATACCATCCAATGACAATGACTCCGGTGAAGATATATCTTTGTCCCCTGTCGCAGTTGATATTTCCAAGTATTCTTCTCATTAA
- the VPS4 gene encoding AAA family ATPase VPS4 (similar to Saccharomyces cerevisiae VPS4 (YPR173C); ancestral locus Anc_7.530), which translates to MSTGDFLTKGIELIQKAIDLDTASEYEQAYTAYYNGLDYLMLALKYEKNPKSKDLIRAKVTEYLNRAEQLKKHLDNETANGVQNASNKDSANAKKVSNDDDTEDTKKLKGALSAAILTEKPNVRWEDVAGLDSAKEALKEAVILPVKFPHLFKGNRKPTTGILLYGPPGTGKSYLAKAVATEANSTFFSISSSDLVSKWMGESERLVKNLFNMARENKPSIIFIDEVDALTGQRGEGESEASRRIKTELLVQMNGVGNDSQGVLILGATNIPWQLDSAIRRRFEKRIYIPLPDLSARTTMFEINVSDTPCTLSKEDYRMLGQMTEGYSGSDIAVAVKDALMEPVRKIQSATHFKDLSDDSDKRRLTPCSPGDKNAIEMSWTEIEADELQEPDLTIKDFLKAIKRSRPTVNEEDLRKQEEFTKDFGQEGN; encoded by the coding sequence ATGAGTACGGGTGATTTTTTAACTAAGGGAATcgaattaattcaaaaagcCATTGATCTTGATACTGCTTCTGAATATGAACAAGCGTATACGGCCTATTACAATGGCTTAGATTATTTGATGCTAGctttaaaatatgaaaaaaatccaaaatCAAAAGATCTTATAAGGGCTAAAGTCACCGAATATTTAAACAGAGCtgaacaattaaaaaagcATTTAGATAACGAAACAGCCAATGGAGTGCAAAATGCCTCAAATAAGGATTCCGCTAATGCTAAAAAAGTTTCTAACGATGATGATACTGAAGATACAAAGAAGTTAAAGGGAGCATTATCTGCTGCAATTTTGACTGAAAAACCGAATGTTAGATGGGAAGATGTAGCAGGTCTAGATAGTGCAAAGGAAGCTTTGAAAGAGGCTGTAATATTGCCGGTAAAATTCCCCCATTTGTTTAAGGGCAATCGGAAACCTACAACTGGTATTCTATTATATGGGCCTCCAGGGACAGGTAAATCTTACTTGGCAAAGGCGGTTGCAACTGAGGCAAATTCTACCTTTTTCAGTATTAGTTCATCCGATTTAGTCTCTAAATGGATGGGTGAATCTGAAAGATTAGTTAAGAATCTATTCAATATGGCTCGTGAAAATAAACcttcaattatatttattgatgAAGTTGATGCATTGACGGGCCAGAGAGGTGAAGGTGAAAGTGAAGCATccagaagaattaaaacagAATTACTAGTTCAAATGAATGGGGTAGGTAATGATTCACAAGGTGTTCTGATTCTAGGTGCCACTAATATCCCATGGCAATTAGATAGTGCtattagaagaagatttgaaaaaagaatttatatCCCATTACCTGATCTGTCAGCAAGGACAACAATGTTTGAGATTAATGTAAGTGATACTCCCTGCACTCTTTCGAAAGAAGATTATAGAATGTTAGGCCAAATGACTGAAGGTTATTCAGGTAGTGATATCGCTGTTGCTGTCAAAGATGCATTAATGGAACCGGTTAGAAAAATTCAGAGTGCTACACATTTCAAAGATTTGTCCGATGATTCTGATAAACGCCGACTAACACCCTGTTCACCAGGTGATAAGAATGCCATTGAAATGAGTTGGACGGAAATTGAAGCAGATGAATTACAAGAACCAGATTTGACGATTAAAGACTTTTTAAAAGCAATCAAAAGATCAAGACCCACTGTGAATGAAGAAGACTTACGTAAACAAGAAGAGTTTACAAAGGATTTTGGACAGGAAGGTAATTAA
- the TBLA0E00850 gene encoding uncharacterized protein (similar to Saccharomyces cerevisiae YLR455W; ancestral locus Anc_7.528) — translation MSGIDFKTGDLVLCKVASYPKWPAIVFPQRLLGKDVYRERKPNKICVCFFNDLTYSWASPSRLEPLTKKDIEEFLNNNHLKKTSINETLIEAYRDADEFRNLNNFIIQRCTEEDRLEDLEKEEGNEIESGEDPFIGINRRRLIQKKEKLTQKKSSTKDKKNKINDNDSHSTHPGTIKGVATKKRKLEKSNKTDDDNNDDDGADDAKSSSTDGNVETMNGLSKKKKLKTLSTKSERSDSDPNDMSLAPHIITVDKPQSDEHIASPSTSISDTSSKSNSVSVSNSTAASSPDTVSSLTNSNMDTTETEHNNGNIHSKKKGMLDSSKKMEITLLLRSKIQKLLVQREDNPTDDDLREAHTLFKRIKKNLNNNPPVFDIDSLRTSKLHKLFKVIGNTESLAEFHPDCKEILLVWSNIINQLKIEKKKNLTIQKTSKVEQA, via the coding sequence ATGTCAGGTATAGATTTCAAAACAGGTGACCTAGTGCTTTGTAAAGTTGCATCATATCCAAAATGGCCAGCAATTGTTTTCCCACAACGTCTGTTAGGTAAAGATGTTTATCGAGAACGAAAgccaaataaaatatgtgTCTGCTTCTTTAATGATCTAACTTATTCATGGGCATCTCCAAGCAGATTAGAACCATTGACAAAGAAAGATATAGAAGagtttttaaataataatcatttgaaaaagacaAGTATTAATGAGACTTTAATAGAGGCTTATAGAGATGCAGATGAATTCagaaatttaaacaatttcattattcaaCGTTGCACTGAAGAAGATCGTTTAGAGGATTTAGAGAAGGAGGAAGGAAATGAGATAGAAAGTGGGGAAGATCCATTTATTGGGATAAATAGAAGAAGATTGATacaaaaaaaggaaaaattaaCTCAAAAGAAATCTTCTactaaagataaaaaaaataaaataaatgataatgattcaCATAGCACCCATCCGGGTACAATAAAAGGGGTTGCAAccaagaaaagaaaacttgaaaaatctaataaaacAGATGACGACAACAATGATGATGACGGTGCTGATGATGCCAAAAGTTCATCTACAGATGGAAATGTAGAAACGATGAATGGACTTtctaaaaagaagaaattaaaaaccCTTAGCACAAAATCTGAACGTTCTGATAGTGATCCCAATGATATGAGTCTTGCACCTCATATAATTACTGTTGACAAGCCCCAATCTGACGAGCATATAGCATCACCTTCAACTTCAATCTCAGATACAAGCTCCAAATCAAATTCAGTTTCAGTTTCAAACTCTACCGCAGCATCTAGTCCAGATACAGTATCAAGTTTaactaattctaatatgGACACAACAGAAACTGAACATAATAATGGTAACATCcattcaaagaaaaaaggaATGTTAGATAGCTCcaaaaaaatggaaataaCTTTATTACTACGCAgcaaaattcaaaaattattagttcAAAGAGAAGATAATCCAACTGATGATGACCTGAGAGAAGCACATACATTGTTTAAACgaattaaaaagaatttaaacaataatcCACCTGTTTTCGATATTGATTCCCTTAGAACGAGTAAATTgcataaattatttaaagtaaTTGGAAATACAGAATCTTTGGCTGAGTTTCACCCAGACTGTAAAGAAATCCTGTTAGTATGGtctaatataattaatcaattaaaaattgagaaaaagaaaaatttaaccATTCAAAAGACATCAAAAGTAGAGCAGGCTTAA
- the CDC21 gene encoding thymidylate synthase (similar to Saccharomyces cerevisiae CDC21 (YOR074C); ancestral locus Anc_5.678), with the protein MTSTSTNPEEDQYLQLCRRIIEEGESRPDRTGTGTLSLFAPPQLRFDLSNDTFPLLTTKRVFTKGIILELLWFINGCTDGKKLSDKGVKIWEGNGSREYLDSLGLTDRREGDLGPVYGFQWRHFGAEYKTCDDDYSNKGVDQLAEIIDKIKNKPYDRRIILSAWNPPDFPQMALPPCHVLAQFYVSFPTNSKKPRLSCQLYQRSCDMGLGVPFNIASYALLTKMLAHVCDMEAGEFIHTMGDAHVYKDHISALEEQIAREPKKFPKLRITRDVKDLDDFKYEDFVIEDYHPHAKIQMKMSV; encoded by the coding sequence ATGACCAGTACTAGTACCAACCCAGAAGAAGATCAATATCTACAGTTATGTAGAAGGATTATCGAAGAAGGCGAATCAAGACCAGATAGAACAGGAACTGGGACTCTATCGCTTTTTGCCCCACCTCAACTCAGGTTTGATCTTTCTAATGATACTTTCCCTCTACTGACTACTAAACGTGTTTTTACAAAAGGTATTATATTAGAGTTATTATGGTTTATTAATGGTTGTACGGatggtaaaaaattatctgaTAAAGGTGTTAAAATTTGGGAAGGAAATGGATCTCGTGAGTATTTAGATAGTCTAGGGTTGACTGATCGTCGTGAAGGTGATCTAGGCCCTGTTTATGGATTCCAATGGCGTCATTTTGGTGCTGAGTATAAAACATGTGACGACGATTATTCCAACAAAGGTGTTGACCAATTGGCAGAAATCATCGAcaagattaaaaataaacctTATGATCGCCGTATCATTCTAAGTGCATGGAATCCACCAGATTTTCCTCAGATGGCTTTGCCGCCATGTCACGTATTAGCTCAATTTTATGTTAGTTTTCCAACCAACTCAAAGAAGCCACGTTTATCTTGCCAATTATACCAACGTTCATGTGATATGGGCCTTGGTGTTCCATTTAATATTGCTTCTTATGCATTATTAACCAAAATGCTGGCTCATGTATGTGATATGGAAGCTGGAGAATTTATACATACTATGGGTGATGCTCATGTTTATAAAGATCACATTTCTGCTCTTGAAGAACAAATAGCAAGAGAGCCAAAGAAATTTCCAAAGTTAAGAATAACACGAGATGTAAAAGATCTTGATGACTTCAAATATGAAGATTTTGTCATCGAAGATTATCATCCTCATGccaaaattcaaatgaaaatgagtGTATAA
- the SGO1 gene encoding Sgo1p (similar to Saccharomyces cerevisiae SGO1 (YOR073W); ancestral locus Anc_5.677), producing the protein MREKKQMSRIYRKNNSASNKNKSLSSGTSEHSISTSYSKQPSIQIQDIQDVIDLQEQKFRRYKDEYSQQNNELAKSNSALKLKINSMEKTINELIQENVLLRSNTSLKEMASKKYFNDQLTLLETGVIQRFEEIQHIINSFKKQCTDSQLKMVHNNKRPRSQSTSSSRGSIHFNESVQIRPIEPRTLQNDLLLGDRDNSNISTPIASEEEDATQIRKRKRRKSSRRDSIFIPQPPSNENTESEPNGIEDELISTPISNTETNLKTSIPIVESMPPTDDHDIIDNQASEQVYSAESLNFDNNINNDNFTFSNSLIETSIPEEIDHLNSIATSTELSPITNIPNSSKNSTGFKPKLPVFNDKDPIEEPNNNKEFQLETLSSPPTSLIPNKIKHSMKQNTLRRGKNSKRMVDEVMPTSDASIETDISTFNTRSRRTRSKPVNYKLPSLRSKMRRPSIQFVDATSSVDIHELEVSKRRETKNESKGVSSIRKEKRKSIRKKKVDEPIKMIESNEETTKREEPSGSQSGTVIPSESDNSQKSHIPNLVQSMVYVENITCNSSSSAYNSSSIIDDTMTAREQIPSLKVHIKTSILDSQNNLDLKMAETETPKKNVLTPKLALLKNTAVLKDITNIKSSRPSSSSSNIGNGKRKLNKRPIDGDIMGDGSDDVFNKNKDYLQCLDMLGTPISKPKTYRTQKKKSTEK; encoded by the coding sequence ATGAGAGAGAAGAAGCAAATGTCTAGAATATACCGGAAGAATAATAGTGCTAGtaacaaaaacaaatctCTCTCTTCTGGAACAAGCGAGCACTCTATATCTACTTCATATTCCAAGCAGCCATCGATACAGATACAGGATATACAAGACGTTATCGATCTTCAAGAACAGAAATTTAGACGATATAAAGATGAATATTCCCAACAAAATAACGAATTAGCTAAATCTAACTCGGCGCTtaagttaaaaataaatagtaTGGAGAAAACCATAAACGAATTGATCCAAGAGAATGTGCTATTAAGATCGAATACCTCGCTTAAAGAGATGgcatcaaaaaaatattttaatgatcAACTAACTTTATTAGAGACTGGGGTAATTCAAAGATTCGAAGAAATTCAgcatattattaattcttttaaaaagcAATGCACTGATagtcaattaaaaatggtCCACAATAATAAGCGTCCAAGAAGTCAGTCTACTTCTTCCTCCAGAGGTAGTATTCACTTTAACGAATCAGTTCAAATACGGCCAATTGAGCCACGAACTTTACAAAATGACTTACTATTAGGCGATAGggataattctaatatatcTACACCAATAGCTTCAGAGGAGGAAGACGCGACACAAATTAGGAAAAGAAAGAGGAGGAAAAGTAGTAGAAGAGATTCTATATTTATCCCCCAACCTCCATCGAATGAGAATACTGAATCTGAGCCAAACGGCATCGAAGATGAGCTTATCTCCACACCAATTAGCAATACTGAGactaatttaaaaacaagTATACCAATAGTAGAAAGTATGCCTCCTACTGATGATCATgatataattgataatcaAGCAAGTGAGCAGGTGTACTCAGCAGAGTCTTTAAACTTTgacaataatataaataatgataattttacaTTTTCCAACTCTTTAATAGAAACTTCTATTCCAGAAGAAATAGACCATCTAAATAGCATTGCTACTAGTACTGAATTAAGTCCTATAActaatattccaaattcaAGTAAAAACTCTACCGGATTTAAACCAAAACTTCCCGTATTTAATGATAAGGATCCTATTGAAGaaccaaataataataaggaATTCCAGCTGGAAACACTATCTTCTCCTCCTACTTCTCTAATTCCTAATAAGATTAAACACTCAATGAAACAAAACACTTTGAGAAGAGGTAAAAACTCAAAGAGAATGGTAGATGAAGTTATGCCAACATCTGATGCTTCTATCGAGACTGATATCAGCACTTTTAATACCAGATCAAGAAGAACTAGGAGTAAGCCTGTTAATTACAAATTACCTTCATTAAGATCTAAAATGAGAAGGCCATCAATTCAGTTTGTTGATGCCACTTCAAGCGTTGACATTCATGAGCTAGAAGTATCAAAAAGGAgagaaacaaaaaatgaatCTAAGGGCGTTTCTTCAATTAGAAaggaaaaaagaaaatcgatacgaaagaaaaaagtaGACGAACCTATTAAAATGATAGAAAGTAACGAAGAAACAACAAAACGTGAGGAGCCTTCCGGATCTCAATCAGGTACTGTAATACCTTCTGAATCAGATAACTCTCAAAAGTCACACATACCCAACTTGGTACAAAGCATGGTATATGTCGAAAATATTACTTGTAATTCGTCCTCGTCTGCTTATAATTCAAGTTCCATTATCGATGATACTATGACTGCCAGAGAGCAAATTCCCTCTTTAAAAGTTCACATTAAAACCAGCATTCTTGATTCccaaaataatttagacTTAAAAATGGCAGAAACTGAAACTCCGAAGAAAAATGTATTAACACCAAAACTTGCACTGCTTAAAAATACGGCagttttaaaagatattacCAATATTAAGTCAAGCAGACCATCGAGTAGTAGTAGCAATATTGGTAACGGTAAAAGAAAACTGAATAAAAGACCCATTGATGGAGATATAATGGGGGATGGATCTGATGatgtatttaataaaaataaggaTTATTTACAATGTCTTGATATGTTAGGAACGCCTATTAGTAAGCCAAAAACTTATAGAacacaaaagaaaaaaagtacTGAAAAATAA